One region of Vigna angularis cultivar LongXiaoDou No.4 chromosome 10, ASM1680809v1, whole genome shotgun sequence genomic DNA includes:
- the LOC108341037 gene encoding probable leucine-rich repeat receptor-like protein kinase At1g35710, whose amino-acid sequence MSLNHTNNTSDLRFQSHNTKNKQKPISPSALKMAPSPFVFFTLLSILHLSHCKTLKRDVKALNEIKASLGWRVVYAWVGDDPCGDGDLPPWSGVTCSTVGDYRVVTELEVYAVSIVGPFPTAVTSLLDLTRLDLHNNKLTGPIPPQIGRLRRLKILNLRWNKLQDAIPPEIGQLKSLTHLYLSFNNFKGEIPKELANLPDLRYLHLHENRLTGRIPPELGTLQNLRHLDAGNNHLVGTLRELIRIEGCFPALRNLYLNNNYFTGGVPAQLANLTSLEILYLSYNKMSGVIPSSIAHIPKLTYLYLDHNQFSGRIPDPFYKHLFLKEMYLEGNAFRPGVNPIGFHKVLEVSDSDFLA is encoded by the exons ATGTCACTCAACCACACCAACAACACTTCAGATCTACGATTCCAATCCcacaacacaaaaaataaacaaaaaccgATTTCTCCAAGCGCCCTCAAAATGGCGCCTTCACCCTTCGTCTTCTTTACCCTTCTGTCAATTCTCCACCTTTCGCACTGCAAGACCCTAAAGCGTGACG TTAAGGCTTTGAACGAGATCAAGGCTTCTCTTGGGTGGAGAGTGGTGTATGCGTGGGTCGGTGATGACCCTTGTGGTGATGGGGATCTTCCTCCTTGGTCTGGTGTCACGTGTTCCACTGTCGGTGATTATCGTGTCGTGACCGAGCT TGAGGTGTATGCGGTGTCGATTGTCGGACCTTTTCCTACTGCTGTAACCAGCTTACTGGATCTTACACGGct TGATCTTCACAATAACAAGTTGACAGGGCCTATTCCTCCTCAAATTGGACGGTTGAGGCGTCTTAAAATACT AAATTTGAGGTGGAACAAACTACAGGATGCAATTCCTCCAGAAATTGGTCAGCTCAAAAGTTTAACACATCT GTACCTAAGCTTCAACAATTTTAAGGGAGAAATTCCCAAGGAGCTAGCAAATCTGCCTGACCTTCGCTATCTTCATCTCCATGAAAACCGTTTAACCGGAAGAATACCACCAGAATTGGGCACTCTACAAAATCTTCGGCACTT GGATGCTGGTAACAATCATTTGGTGGGTACCTTAAGGGAACTCATTCGTATTGAAGGTTGCTTTCCAGCCCTACGCAATCT ATATctaaacaataattattttactggAGGAGTACCTGCACAACTTGCTAACTTAACCAGTCTTGAAATATT GTACCTATCCTACAACAAAATGTCAGGAGTTATACCATCTAGCATTGCTCATATTCCTAAATTGACATACTT GTACTTGGATCACAATCAGTTTTCAGGGAGAATTCCCGATCCCTTTTATAAGCATctatttttgaaagaaat GTACCTCGAAGGAAATGCATTCCGGCCTGGTGTCAACCCCATTGGTTTTCATAAAGTGCTTGAAGTTTCTGATTCAGACTTCCTTGCTTAA
- the LOC108342249 gene encoding pentatricopeptide repeat-containing protein At2g20540, whose product MSSCSKRCLVLLEKCKNMKHLKQAHAQVFTTGLHTNTFALSRLLAFCSHPHQGSLIYACRLFQLIHHPTLCICNTLIKTFLLKAKFYASLHVFTKMLQSGLCPDNYTIPYVLKACAALHSCSLGQMVHGYSSKSGLVYDIFVGNSLMAMYSVCGDVVAARYVFDEIPRLSAVSWSVMISGYAKVGDVDSARLFFYEAPEKDRGIWGAMISGYVQNSCFKEGLYLFRLLQLTEVVPDESICVSILSACAHLGALDIGIWIHRYLKRAALPLSIRLSTSLLDMYAKCGNLDLAKRLFDLMPQRDIVCWNAMISGMAIHGDGASALKLFSDMEKAGIKPDDITFIAVFTACSYSGMAHEGLQLLYKMCSVYKIEPKSEHYSCLVDLLSRAGHFEEAMVMLRRISSSGNVSEETLAWRAFLSACCNHGQAQLAERAAERLLRLQNHSGVYVLLSNVYSASGKHSDARRVRDMMRNKRVDKVPGSSSVEIGGVVSEFIAGEETHPMMKEIHSVLEKMHLQLD is encoded by the coding sequence ATGTCAAGTTGCAGCAAGAGATGCTTAGTACTATTGGAGAAATGCAAGAACATGAAGCATCTCAAGCAGGCTCATGCACAGGTATTCACCACTGGTCTTCACACCAACACCTTTGCCCTAAGCAGGCTTTTGGCTTTTTGCTCCCATCCTCATCAGGGAAGCCTCATCTATGCATGCAGACTCTTCCAACTCATTCACCACCCCACTCTTTGCATATGTAACACTCTCATCAAAACTTTCCTCCTCAAAGCCAAGTTCTATGCCTCCCTTCATGTCTTCACCAAGATGCTGCAAAGTGGTCTGTGCCCAGACAACTACACCATCCCTTATGTCTTGAAGGCCTGTGCAGCCCTTCATAGTTGTTCTTTGGGACAAATGGTTCATGGGTACAGTTCAAAATCGGGTCTtgtatatgatatttttgtGGGTAATAGTTTGATGGCAATGTATTCTGTGTGTGGGGATGTTGTAGCTGCCCGGTACGTGTTTGATGAAATTCCTAGGTTGAGTGCAGTGTCTTGGAGTGTGATGATTTCGGGGTATGCAAAGGTGGGTGATGTGGATTCAGCTAGGTTGTTCTTTTATGAAGCACCTGAGAAAGATAGGGGAATTTGGGGTGCCATGATTTCTGGGTATGTGCAAAATAGTTGCTTCAAGGAAGGACTTTATTTATTTCGTTTGTTGCAGTTGACTGAAGTGGTGCCCGATGAATCTATATGTGTGAGCATTCTTTCTGCTTGTGCTCATTTGGGGGCTTTGGATATTGGCATTTGGATTCATAGATACCTGAAACGAGCAGCGTTGCCATTGAGCATTCGTTTAAGTACTAGTTTGTTAGACATGTATGCCAAATGTGGGAATTTGGACTTGGCTAAAAGATTGTTCGATTTGATGCCGCAGAGAGACATTGTGTGTTGGAATGCCATGATTTCTGGCATGGCTATTCATGGAGATGGAGCAAGTGCACTCAAGCTGTTTTCAGATATGGAAAAGGCTGGTATAAAGCCGGATGACATAACGTTCATTGCAGTTTTCACGGCTTGTAGTTATTCAGGAATGGCACATGAAGGTTTGCAGTTGCTATATAAGATGTGTAGTGTGTACAAAATCGAGCCCAAGAGTGAACATTATAGTTGTCTAGTTGACTTGTTAAGCAGAGCCGGGCATTTTGAAGAAGCTATGGTTATGTTGAGAAGAATAAGCAGCTCAGGGAATGTCTCAGAAGAGACATTGGCTTGGAGAGCCTTTCTGAGTGCATGCTGCAACCATGGACAAGCCCAACTAGCCGAACGTGCAGCCGAAAGACTCCTACGGTTGCAGAATCATAGTGGGGTCTATGTTTTGCTTTCTAATGTATATTCAGCATCTGGGAAGCACAGTGACGCGAGAAGGGTGAGGGATATGATGAGAAACAAAAGGGTGGACAAGGTACCAGGGAGTAGCTCTGTGGAGATTGGTGGGGTTGTGAGTGAGTTCATTGCTGGCGAAGAAACGCATCCAATGATGAAAGAAATACACTCAGTTTTGGAGAAAATGCATCTGCAGTTAGATTAG
- the LOC108341585 gene encoding heparanase-like protein 2: protein MKMKTSICCILLLLFSVSSAEDVNVRVKGVTHIATTDENFICATLDWWPPNKCDYDQCPWGEAGIMNLDLYNSILINAVKAFNPLRIRLGGSLEDQIVYQFGEQEKCPVMEKQSDGLFGFSKGCLPRKRWDEVNEFLNKTGAKFTFGLNALIGKENSKEDKENWVGDWDPTNALSLMEYSISKGYKIDSYELGRNELCSGGVAAKIDSVQYAKDITQLRNLVNMLYQNANTRPKVLGPAGFYSKEWFDSFLENVGHGVVDGVTHHIYNLGPGNDKDLINKIQDPYYLSKVAQTFKDVSESVNVFTPRAGAWVGESGGAYNSGGKDVSNTFVDGFWYLDQLGMTAAFNHKVYCRQALIGGNYAMLNTTTFIPNPDYYGALLWHRLMGRNVLSVSHEGSSFLRVYGHCSKKGHGITVLLINMSNSTTFRVSLVNDMNTDKEVGSSDAMREEYHLTPKDGNIQSEVVLLNGTPLKLTQSLDIPEMNPKLVDPSSTVKVKPHSIVFVYSKSFHAPACS from the exons atgaaaatgaaaacaagcATATGTTGTATTCTGCTCTTGTTATTTTCCGTGTCTTCGGCTGAAGATGTAAATGTTAGAGTGAAAGGGGTGACACACATTGCTACCACAGATGAAAATTTTATCTGTGCAACTTTAGATTGGTGGCCACCAAACAAGTGTGACTACGATCAATGTCCCTGGGGAGAAGCAGGAATTATGAATCTG GACTTGTATAACAGCATTCTGATAAATGCCGTTAAGG CTTTTAATCCCCTAAGGATCAGATTAGGAGGTTCACTGGAAGATCAGATTGTATACCAATTCGGAGAACAAGAGAAATGCCCCGTTATGGAAAAGCAAAGTGATGGTCTCTTTGGTTTCAGCAAAGGATGCCTTCCCAGAAAGAGATGGGATGAAGTTAATGAATTTCTTAACAAAACTGG aGCGAAATTCACTTTCGGGTTGAATGCCCTGATTGGAAAGGAAAATTCTAAGGAGGACAAGGAAAACTGGGTAGGAGACTGGGACCCAACAAATGCCTTAAGTCTCATGGAGTACTCAATTTCAAAAGGATACAAAATAGATTCATATGAATTAGGTA GAAATGAGTTATGCTCTGGTGGGGTAGCTGCCAAAATAGACAGTGTTCAATATGCTAAAGACATCACTCAACTCAGAAATTTAGTTAATATGCTATACCAAAATGCCAATACAAGGCCAAAGGTGCTTGGCCCTGCAGGTTTCTACAGTAAGGAATGGTTTGATAGCTTCTTAGAGAATGTTGGACATGGTGTGGTTGATGGAGTGACCCACCACATTTACAACCTTGGTCCtg GTAATGACAAGGATCTCATTAACAAGATTCAAGACCCATATTATTTGAGCAAAGTTGCTCAAACATTCAAAGATGTTTCAGAATCAGTCAATGTATTCACTCCAAGGGCAGGAGCATGGGTTGGGGAATCTGGTGGAGCTTATAACAGTGGTGGCAAAGATGTGTCAAATACTTTTGTTGATGGCTTTTG GTACTTGGACCAGCTTGGCATGACAGCAGCCTTCAACCACAAGGTTTATTGCAGACAAGCACTAATTGGAGGAAACTACGCTATGCTAAACACCACAACCTTCATTCCTAACCCAGATTATTATGG AGCACTTTTGTGGCATCGGCTTATGGGAAGAAATGTGCTTTCTGTTTCTCATGAAGGATCTTCATTTTTGCGTGTATATGGTCATTGTTCAAAGAAAGGG CATGGCATCACAGTGCTGCTCATAAACATGTCCAATTCCACAACTTTCAGAGTATCCCTGGTGAATGACATGAACACAGATAAAGAAGTAGGATCATCAGACGCAATGAGGGAAGAGTACCATTTGACTCCAAAAGATGGCAACATTCAAAGTGAGGTGGTGCTGTTGAATGGAACTCCACTAAAGCTCACACAGTCTTTAGACATCCCAGAGATGAATCCAAAGCTGGTTGATCCATCTTCCACAGTCAAAGTGAAGCCTCATTCCATTGTTTTTGTGTATAGCAAGAGTTTCCATGCACCAGCATGTAGTTAA
- the LOC108335528 gene encoding 3'-5' exonuclease isoform X1: MTLNDRNMVEPSTRRYEIWCDGTTIETIVTNEENIVEQWLSSTYALKQKVVGLDTEWMHVPKASTKKATMKVAILQLCVEDRCLIVQLFFMKNIPPSLQSFMMDASFDFVGVGVMNDINMLKKNYGLECNKGTDLVMLAKKRWPEKISSGSLKYLAKELVGLEMEKSKAVVTSDWKAKELTEVQVKYACIDAYASFKIGKMVLSD; the protein is encoded by the coding sequence ATGACTCTGAATGACAGAAACATGGTGGAACCATCAACTAGGAGGTATGAAATATGGTGCGATGGAACAACAATTGAAACCATAGTTACTAACGAAGAAAACATCGTTGAACAATGGCTTTCATCAACATATGCTCTCAAACAAAAAGTTGTTGGTCTTGACACTGAATGGATGCATGTTCCGAAGGCTTCCACCAAGAAGGCTACCATGAAAGTTGCAATTTTGCAACTTTGCGTTGAAGATAGGTGTTTGATCGTTCAATTGTTCTTCATGAAGAATATTCCTCCTTCTCTGCAGAGCTTTATGATGGATGCTTCCTTTGATTTTGTTGGGGTTGGGGTGATGAATGACATTAATATGCTTAAGAAGAACTATGGATTGGAATGCAATAAAGGGACAGATTTGGTTATGTTGGCAAAGAAAAGATGGCCTGAAAAAATCTCTTCTGGGTCATTGAAATATCTGGCGAAGGAGTTGGTGGGTCTTGAGATGGAGAAGTCAAAAGCTGTGGTTACCAGTGATTGGAAAGCTAAAGAGTTGACTGAAGTTCAGGTTAAATATGCATGCATTGATGCTTATGCCTCTTTCAAGATTGGAAAAATGGTGTTATCAGATTAA
- the LOC108335528 gene encoding 3'-5' exonuclease isoform X2 has translation MVEPSTRRYEIWCDGTTIETIVTNEENIVEQWLSSTYALKQKVVGLDTEWMHVPKASTKKATMKVAILQLCVEDRCLIVQLFFMKNIPPSLQSFMMDASFDFVGVGVMNDINMLKKNYGLECNKGTDLVMLAKKRWPEKISSGSLKYLAKELVGLEMEKSKAVVTSDWKAKELTEVQVKYACIDAYASFKIGKMVLSD, from the coding sequence ATGGTGGAACCATCAACTAGGAGGTATGAAATATGGTGCGATGGAACAACAATTGAAACCATAGTTACTAACGAAGAAAACATCGTTGAACAATGGCTTTCATCAACATATGCTCTCAAACAAAAAGTTGTTGGTCTTGACACTGAATGGATGCATGTTCCGAAGGCTTCCACCAAGAAGGCTACCATGAAAGTTGCAATTTTGCAACTTTGCGTTGAAGATAGGTGTTTGATCGTTCAATTGTTCTTCATGAAGAATATTCCTCCTTCTCTGCAGAGCTTTATGATGGATGCTTCCTTTGATTTTGTTGGGGTTGGGGTGATGAATGACATTAATATGCTTAAGAAGAACTATGGATTGGAATGCAATAAAGGGACAGATTTGGTTATGTTGGCAAAGAAAAGATGGCCTGAAAAAATCTCTTCTGGGTCATTGAAATATCTGGCGAAGGAGTTGGTGGGTCTTGAGATGGAGAAGTCAAAAGCTGTGGTTACCAGTGATTGGAAAGCTAAAGAGTTGACTGAAGTTCAGGTTAAATATGCATGCATTGATGCTTATGCCTCTTTCAAGATTGGAAAAATGGTGTTATCAGATTAA
- the LOC108335530 gene encoding remorin — protein MDNFLNQMRVPFTGAEESKSGLGGTKDPKIPIQKTRSFKGENKGGQNWFQKQFARKRSGDHESRDMDHAAAVAAAAFAINLLDVSEEKKESPKALLEKTKSRVNGTKPPIPLLSSASKRLSGSFRLKDDQGKKPEEAIIPAPSMKKTSTFIDKKPETSTKHDLGRQTTLGESFERHTKADEWERTELQDIRQRYDKLRERIDSWENKKKIKAKHKLYEEERVHAKRKMRALEDFQNKITSIDNIAERARTRTEESRKNEVNKAKAKGNVIRSTGKMPAICFCF, from the exons ATGGACAATTTTTTGAATCAAATGAG GGTGCCATTTACTGGTGCAGAGGAGAGCAAATCTGGTCTAGGTGGCACCAAGGATCCGAAAATACCAATACAAAAAACTCGGTCTTTCAAAG GAGAAAACAAGGGTGGCCAGAATTGGTTCCAGAAACAGTTTGCAAGGAAAAGAAGCGGTGATCATGAGTCCAGAGACATGGACCATGCTGCTGCAGTAGCTGCTGCAGCCTTTGCAATTAATTTGCTAGATGTCTctgaagagaagaaagaaagccCGAAGGCCTTGTTGGAAAAGACCAAAAGCAGGGTGAATGGCACAAAACCTCCAATTCCCCTACTTAGTAGTGCCTCCAAGAGATTGTCAG GTTCATTTAGATTAAAAGATGACCAAGGTAAGAAGCCAGAAGAGGCAATTATCCCTGCACCATCAATGAAAAAGACTTCAACATTCATTGATAAAAAGCCTGAGACTTCAACAAAGCATGATCTTGGAAGACAGACAACTCTTGGCGAATCTTTCGAAAGACACACAAAAGCAGATGAATGGGAGAGAACCGAGCTTCAAGATATCAGACAAAG GTACGACAAGTTGAGAGAGAGGATAGATTCATGGGAAAACAAGAAGAAGATCAAAGCCAAACACAAGCTATATGAAGAAGAG AGAGTACATGCAAAACGAAAGATGAGAGCTTTAGAGgattttcaaaataagattacatCTATAGACAACATTGCAGAACGGGCGAGAACCAGGACAGAAGAAAGCCGGAAGAATGAAGTAAACAAAGCGAAAGCAAAGGGAAATGTAATTCGATCAACAGGCAAAATGCCAGCCATTTGCTTCTGCTTCTGA
- the LOC108335084 gene encoding uncharacterized protein LOC108335084, whose product MMWSFASNALTSLRTKRCSKQFSETNAECSDDEVCSNSSRDEGLECPICWESFNIVENVPYVLWCGHTLCKNCVLGLQWAVVNFPTQQIRIPFFISCPWCHLLSFRIIYNGNLKYPCKNFFLLWMVESLNGDRHKLVSSSGDTQPIWSPKCNLLGSQVSTCNQRRASMSPYSRQVGSDRHVGASGDTHYFSLHKSLDFFLRFTSKFPLIVIFLLIALFAVPGSVVILILYLLLTILFAVPSFLVLYFAYPTIQRLIREITS is encoded by the coding sequence ATGATGTGGAGTTTTGCATCTAATGCCCTTACAAGCCTTAGAACGAAAAGATGCTCCAAGCAGTTCAGTGAAACTAATGCAGAATGCTCAGATGATGAGGTCTGCTCTAATTCCAGCAGAGACGAAGGGCTGGAATGTCCAATATGCTGGGAATCATTCAACATAGTTGAGAATGTGCCCTATGTCTTATGGTGTGGCCACACCCTCTGTAAAAATTGTGTCTTAGGACTGCAATGGGCTGTGGTGAATTTTCCTACTCAGCAAATCAGGATCCCgttcttcatttcttgtccATGGTGCCATCTGTTATCATTCCGGATCATTTACAATGGAAATCTTAAATATCCTTGCAAGAACTTCTTCCTGCTTTGGATGGTTGAGAGTCTGAATGGGGATCGGCATAAGCTTGTTTCCTCATCTGGGGACACTCAACCAATTTGGTCTCCCAAGTGCAACCTTCTGGGAAGTCAAGTTAGTACTTGTAACCAAAGAAGGGCCTCAATGAGTCCATATTCTAGACAGGTGGGATCTGACCGTCATGTTGGTGCTAGTGGAGACACACACTACTTTTCTCTTCACAAATCTCTGGATTTCTTTCTTCGCTTTACATCCAAGTTCCCATTGATCGTTATTTTTCTGCTGATTGCCCTTTTTGCGGTTCCTGGCAGTGTTGTTATTTTAATCCTTTACTTACTACTCACTATTCTTTTTGCCGTACCATCATTCCTCGTATTGTACTTTGCATACCCTACGATCCAGAGGCTGATAAGAGAAATTACATCTTAG